The Erigeron canadensis isolate Cc75 chromosome 4, C_canadensis_v1, whole genome shotgun sequence genome window below encodes:
- the LOC122598396 gene encoding uncharacterized protein LOC122598396, with translation MGIVSSLLAKMPLPIKTFFKLSSEPSDFPQAQGEGFATGIIDLGGLEVCQVSSFNKIWAIHEGGPDNQGATFYEPSPIPDGYIVLGHYSQCNNKPLFGWVLAGKPSTNDSSSLAMPIDYSLIWSSESQKIKQDNNGYIWLPMAPEGYKAVGYVVTASPEKPSKERIRCVRSDFTEVIEVDKWIWGLKNDMDPNGFNVYGSRPKDRGVQAKGVSTGSFLVQNIGGSTSLSLPCCLKNTNDTLLSMPNLAQIESLIQTYSPIIYFHPDEQYLPSSVSWYFQNGASLYKKGLENMPIKVELDGSNLPQGGYDDGSCWLDLPTDNSAKEKVKKGNLESANAYFHIKPMFGATFTDIAIWVFYPFNGPARAKVEFVNISLGKIGQHVGDWEHLTLRVSNFDGSLKCVYFSEHSGGTLLDASQVEFENGNKPVAYASLNGHAFYSKPGLVIQGKGGNGIRNDTAKGKAMMDTGVRATIIAAEHLGTVVVEPPWLNYSGKWGPKLSYEVAKEIKKIKKALPWKLKDAFEKLVSGIPNEVLGEEGPSGPKMKNSWNGDEKY, from the exons ATGGGAATTGTATCGAGTCTATTAGCAAAGATGCCATTGCCCattaaaacctttttcaaaTTATCTTCAGAACCATCTGACTTTCCGCAGGCTCAAG GAGAAGGTTTTGCTACGGGAATAATCGACTTAGGAGGATTAGAAGTTTGTCAAGTGTCGTCATTCAACAAAATATGGGCCATCCACGAAGGGGGACCGGACAATCAAGGTGCAACGTTTTATGAACCATCTCCAATACCCGATGGATATATTGTGCTTGGTCACTATAGCCAATGCAACAACAAGCCTTTATTCGGTTGGGTACTTGCTGGCAAGCCTAGTACAAATGACTCCTCATCGCTTGCCATGCCGATTGACTACTCACTCATCTGGAGTAGCGAGTCtcaaaagataaaacaagaCAACAACGGGTACATTTGGCTCCCCATGGCTCCCGAGGGCTACAAAGCCGTTGGGTATGTCGTCACGGCCTCACCAGAAAAGCCATCAAAGGAACGGATCCGATGTGTTCGATCAGATTTTACCGAAGTGATTGAGGTTGATAAGTGGATTTGGGGTTTAAAAAATGATATGGACCCTAATGGGTTTAATGTGTATGGGTCAAGGCCCAAAGATAGGGGTGTCCAAGCCAAAGGTGTTTCAACAGGTTCATTTCTAGTCCAAAACATTGGTGGTTCAACTAGCTTGTCTTTACCATGTTGCTTAAAGAATACAAATGATACACTTTTGTCCATGCCCAATCTAGCCCAAATTGAGTCTTTAATTCAAACTTACTCACCAATAATATATTTTCACCCTGATGAGCAATATCTCCCTTCTAGTGTTAGTTGGTATTTTCAAAATGGAGCCTCGTTGTACAAAAAAGGGCTCGAAAATATGCCTATCAAGGTCGAACTTGATGGTTCAAACCTCCCCCAAGGTGGTTATGACGATGGCTCATGTTGGCTAGACCTCCCAACTGACAATTCCGCTAAAGAAAAAGTGAAGAAAGGTAATTTAGAGAGCGCGAACGCTTATTTTCACATAAAGCCCATGTTTGGCGCAACATTTACAGATATCGCCAtatgggtattttacccgtttAACGGGCCCGCAAGGGCAAAAGTGGAATTTGTTAACATTTCACTAGGGAAAATAGGTCAACATGTTGGTGATTGGGAGCATTTGACATTAAGAGTGAGCAACTTTGATGGTagtttaaaatgtgtctattTTTCGGAACATAGTGGTGGCACATTGCTAGATGCATCACAAGTTGAGTTTGAAAATGGAAATAAACCGGTCGCATATGCTTCTTTAAATGGTCACGCGTTTTATTCAAAACCAGGACTTGTTATACAAGGGAAAGGCGGAAATGGGATAAGAAATGACACGGCTAAAGGGAAGGCGATGATGGACACTGGGGTCAGAGCAACAATCATTGCCGCCGAGCATTTAGGCACGGTTGTAGTGGAACCACCATGGTTAAACTATAGTGGAAAATGGGGTCCAAAGTTGAGTTATGAAGTTGCAAAGGAgataaagaaaattaagaagGCTTTGCCTTGGAAGCTAAAAGATGCATTTGAGAAACTTGTAAGTGGTATTCCGAATGAGGTTCTAGGGGAAGAAGGTCCATCTGGTCCTAAAATGAAAAATAGTTGGAATGGCGATGAGAAATACTAA
- the LOC122597904 gene encoding uncharacterized protein LOC122597904 codes for MNMHTIVGISFTFLTIFMLFNGLRIVESLNQSSFSCSKNVYEKRELARIQNTFKLPSSLPSWPPGGGFAGGTIDLGGLQVSQVTTFNKIWAANEGGPGNVGATFYDPASIPKGFSVLGCYSQSNNLPLFGHLLVGKDVSNDTSNPTLKLPIDYTLVWSSVSLNIKKNGDGYIWFPNPPDGYKAVGYVVTASSAKPPLDKVSCVRSDLTDSLESDVWVWGPSNSLNVNGFNVYSSRPTNRGVGAMSASIGGFVVQNGNGSNTFSLSCLKNLKGSLVNVMPNLKQIETLIQTYSPVVYFHPNEPYLPSSVNWFFQNGALLYHEGDESNPSPINQDGSNLPQGGSNDGTYWIDLPKDSSSKERVKKGDLEDANAYFHVKPMYGGLFTDIAIWLFYPFNGASRAKVEFINISLGKIGEHVGDWEHVTLRVSNLNGELNSVFYSQHSWGTWVSASVLEYANGNKPIVYSSLNAHASYPKPGLVLLGPSGVDIGIRDDTAKSDKVMDTGLRAIVVSAEYLGSAVVEPPWLNFLRKWGPKIDYDLDKEINKVEKVLIGKVKKAFENIVKSLPREVLGEEGPTGPKVKNSWSGDEMS; via the exons atgaatatgcATACTATAGTTGGTATATCCTTCACTTTTCTTACAATTTTTATGCTCTTCAATGGCCTAAGAATTGTAGAATCATTAAACCAATCATCGTTTTCTTGTTCGAAAAATGTTTACGAAAAGAGGGAGCTTGCTCGTATCCAAAATACCTTCAAACTACCTTCTTCATTACCTAGTTGGCCTCCAG GTGGAGGTTTTGCGGGTGGAACCATAGATTTAGGAGGATTACAAGTGAGTCAAGTAACAACATTTAACAAGATTTGGGCAGCAAATGAGGGAGGACCCGGCAATGTTGGTGCAACATTTTATGACCCGGCTTCAATCCCTAAAGGATTTTCTGTTTTAGGTTGTTATAGCCAATCCAACAACTTGCCATTATTTGGGCATCTTCTTGTGGGAAAAGATGTCTCGAATGACACTTCAAATCCTACTCTCAAATTACCAATTGATTACACTCTTGTTTGGAGTAGTGTCTCTCTCAATATCAAGAAAAATGGTGATGGATATATTTGGTTCCCGAACCCACCGGATGGCTATAAGGCCGTTGGGTATGTTGTTACCGCCTCATCAGCAAAACCTCCTCTTGATAAAGTTAGTTGTGTGAGGTCTGATTTAACGGATTCTTTGGAGAGTGACGTATGGGTTTGGGGTCCGAGTAATAGTTTAAATGTTAATGGGTTCAATGTGTATAGTTCTAGGCCAACAAATAGAGGTGTTGGAGCAATGAGTGCATCTATAGGAGGTTTTGTAGTTCAAAATGGGAATGGAAGTAACACATTTTCGTTATCTTgtttgaagaacttgaagggAAGTTTAGTAAATGTAATGccaaatttgaaacaaatagAAACACTAATTCAAACGTATTCTCCTGTGGTTTATTTTCATCCGAATGAACCATACCTCCCCTCATCGGTTAATTGGTTCTTTCAAAATGGTGCATTGCTTTATCACGAAGGGGATGAGTCCAACCCTAGCCCTATTAACCAAGATGGATCAAATCTCCCACAAGGTGGTTCAAATGATGGTACTTATTGGATAGACTTACCAAAAGATAGTTCAAGTAAAGAAAGGGTCAAGAAAGGTGACTTAGAAGATGCAAATGCGTATTTCCATGTTAAACCTATGTATGGAGGGTTATTTACCGATATTGCTATTTGGTTATTTTACCCTTTCAATGGTGCATCAAGAGCTAAAGTTGAGTTCATCAACATTTCATTGGGAAAAATAGGGGAACATGTTGGTGATTGGGAACATGTCACATTAAGGGTTAGTAATTTGAATGGCGAGTTAAATAGTGTCTTTTACTCGCAACATAGTTGGGGGACATGGGTGAGCGCTTCGGTTCTTGAGTATGCAAATGGTAATAAACCAATTGTGTACTCGTCGTTGAACGCTCATGCATCTTATCCTAAGCCGGGATTAGTCTTGCTTGGTCCTTCAGGGGTTGATATCGGGATCAGAGATGATACAGCCAAGAGCGATAAGGTGATGGACACGGGACTTAGGGCGATAGTGGTCTCGGCCGAGTATTTAGGGTCCGCGGTTGTTGAACCTCCATGGCTaaactttttaagaaaatgGGGTCCAAAAATTGATTATGACCTTGATAAAGAAATTAATAAAGTGGAGAAGGTTTTGATAGGGAAGGTGAAAAAGGCCTTTGAGAATATTGTGAAGAGTCTTCCAAGAGAGGTCTTGGGTGAAGAAGGGCCCACTGGGCCTAAAGTGAAAAACAGTTGGAGTGGAGATGAAATGTCTTAA
- the LOC122595911 gene encoding beta-hexosaminidase 2 has protein sequence MITTNFPTYKIINLLLLIFHLIPSISAVGSSSPINIWPKPRSITWTSPQAILISPSFTIIAPSHRYLTPSVNRYLRQIQTSKYTPLVFPSINFTTSLPLQTLTLTISDLTSPLSHAVNESYTLTIPAPSTSAGATITAATVWGAMRGLESFSQLTFGTPARIAAGVTVSDWPEYEYRGILLDTSRNFYSVEDLMRLIGAMSENKLNVFHWHITDSQSFPLVLKSEPELAGKGSYGSGMEYSVDDVKRVVEFGFEHGVRIVPEIDMPGHTGSWAEAYPEIVACANMFWWPAGAPWEERLAAEPGTGHLNPLVPKTYEVVKNVINDVAALFPDSFFHGGADEVVPGCWKADPTIQKYLANNGTLSQLLEIFINNTHPYILSQNRTAIYWEDVILDAEIKINPSILPPETTIMQTWNGGPSNTKKLVSAGYRTIVSSSDFYYLDCGHGDFTGNNTAYDQAPDFDQKKGGSWCGPFKTWQLIYNYDITYGLNETEAKLVIGGEVALWSEQADATVLDARIWPRASALGEVLWSGNRDETGKKRSADATDRLSEWINRMVSRGVKAEPIQPLWCIRNPGMCNTANPIF, from the exons ATGATTACCACTAATTTTCCTACTTATAAAATCATTAACTTATTATTACTAATTTTCCACTTAATTCCTTCAATCTCAGCCGTCGGATCATCATCACCAATAAACATATGGCCTAAACCAAGATCCATAACATGGACATCACCACAGGCAATCCTTATCTCTCCCTCTTTCACAATCATCGCCCCATCCCACCGTTACTTAACTCCGTCAGTTAACCGTTACCTCCGTCAAATCCAAACCTCAAAATACACGCCGTTAGTTTTCCCGTCTATCAACTTCACAACCTCCCTCCCATtacaaaccctaaccctaaccatCTCCGATCTCACCTCCCCTCTCTCCCACGCCGTCAACGAATCCTACACGCTCACAATTCCGGCACCGTCGACCTCCGCCGGCGCAACGATCacggcggcgacggtgtggggAGCAATGAGAGGTCTAGAAAGCTTCTCACAGTTAACATTCGGAACTCCGGCGAGAATTGCTGCCGGAGTTACGGTTTCCGATTGGCCGGAATACGAATACCGAGGAATATTGTTGGATACTTCTAGAAACTTCTATTCAGTTGAAGATTTGATGAGATTAATTGGGGCAATGAGTGAGAATAAATTGAATGTGTTTCATTGGCATATAACGGATTCGCAATCGTTTCCGTTAGTTTTGAAATCGGAACCCGAGCTTGCGGGTAAAGGATCGTATGGGTCGGGTATGGAGTATTCGGTTGATGATGTGAAACGGGTTGTGGAATTCGGGTTTGAACATGGTGTACGGATTGTGCCGGAAATTGATATGCCTG GACACACCGGGTCGTGGGCTGAAGCATACCCAGAAATCGTAGCTTGTGCCAACATGTTTTGGTGGCCGGCTGGAGCACCATGGGAAGAGCGATTAGCAGCAGAGCCAGGAACTGGCCATTTGAACCCTCTCGTCCCAAAAACATATGAAGTGGTGAAAAACGTTATAAACGATGTGGCAGCTCTGTTTCCTGATTCATTTTTTCATGGGGGAGCTGATGAGGTTGTTCCGGGATGTTGGAAAGCTGACCCAACCATCCAAAAGTATCTAGCCAACAATGGGACTCTTAGTCAACTACTCGAAATTTTCATCAACAATACCCACCCATACATTTTGTCACAAAACCGTACAGCCATCTATTGGGAAGACGTTATTCTTGATGCAGAAATCAAAATAAACCCATCGATTCTCCCTCCCGAGACCACAATCATGCAAACATGGAATGGAGGCCCAAGCAACACGAAAAAATTAGTGTCAGCTGGGTACCGTAcaattgtgtcttcatcagaCTTCTATTACTTAGATTGTGGGCACGGAGATTTTACTGGAAACAACACTGCTTATGATCAAGCACCGGATTTTGATCAGAAAAAGGGCGGTTCGTGGTGTGGCCCGTTCAAGACATGGCAGTTGATATACAACTATGATATAACATATGGGCTGAATGAGACCGAGGCAAAATTGGTTATAGGTGGGGAAGTGGCTTTGTGGTCAGAGCAGGCAGACGCCACAGTTCTTGACGCACGAATTTGGCCTCGGGCTTCAGCTTTGGGTGAGGTGTTATGGTCAGGGAACCGAGATGAGACAGGTaagaagaggtctgcagatgcAACCGATAGGTTAAGTGAATGGATTAATAGAATGGTTAGCCGAGGGGTGAAAGCTGAACCGATTCAACCACTTTGGTGCATTAGAAATCCTGGCATGTGTAACACGGCTAACCCTATTTTTTAG